Proteins encoded by one window of Winogradskyella sp. PG-2:
- the leuC gene encoding 3-isopropylmalate dehydratase large subunit, with translation MSKKTLFDKVWDSHVVSSIDNGPQILYIDKHLIHEVTSPQAFNELEDRGIPVFRPNQIVATADHNTPTLNQDQPIKDALSRQQLEELSENCKKNNITLYELGHKYNGIVHVMAPELGVTQPGLTMVCGDSHTSTHGAFGAIAFGIGTSQVAQVFASQCLLLTKPKSLRVTVNGKLKNGVLPKDVILYIISKLGTNSGTGYFCEYAGNVFEEMSMEGRMTVCNMSIEMGARGGMIAPDQTTFDYVKGRKFAPQGEAFDKKVAYWKTLPTDEGAEFDQEYSFDAEDIEPMITYGTNPGMGIKISETIPVDENPSFKKSLAYMNFEAGESLINKPINFVFIGSCTNSRIEDFRVAANFIKGKKKADNVTAWLVPGSKQVEAQIIEEGLKTVFDEAGFELRQPGCSACLAMNDDKIPQGEYCVSTSNRNFEGRQGQGSRTILASPLVAAATAVEGKIIDISKHLN, from the coding sequence ATGTCAAAAAAAACATTATTCGATAAAGTCTGGGATTCGCATGTGGTCAGTAGTATAGACAATGGTCCACAGATTTTGTATATAGATAAGCATTTAATACATGAGGTTACGAGTCCGCAAGCTTTCAATGAATTGGAAGATCGCGGAATTCCTGTTTTTAGACCCAATCAAATTGTGGCTACAGCAGATCATAATACTCCTACATTAAATCAAGATCAACCAATTAAGGATGCATTGTCTAGACAACAACTAGAGGAACTATCAGAAAATTGTAAAAAGAATAATATTACATTATATGAGTTAGGACATAAGTATAATGGAATAGTGCATGTAATGGCTCCAGAGTTGGGCGTGACACAACCAGGCTTGACCATGGTCTGCGGCGATAGTCACACTTCAACGCATGGTGCCTTCGGAGCCATTGCATTTGGCATAGGAACAAGTCAAGTCGCCCAAGTTTTTGCGAGTCAATGCTTGTTACTAACCAAACCCAAGAGTTTAAGAGTAACTGTTAATGGGAAATTAAAAAATGGCGTCTTACCAAAAGATGTCATTCTTTATATTATTTCAAAACTAGGAACTAATTCTGGTACAGGATATTTCTGTGAATATGCTGGGAATGTGTTCGAAGAGATGAGTATGGAAGGTCGTATGACTGTATGTAATATGAGTATTGAAATGGGAGCTCGTGGCGGAATGATTGCGCCAGATCAAACAACATTCGACTATGTGAAAGGAAGAAAATTTGCACCTCAAGGCGAAGCTTTTGATAAGAAAGTTGCCTATTGGAAAACGTTGCCAACAGATGAAGGTGCTGAGTTTGATCAAGAATATAGCTTTGATGCAGAGGATATAGAACCAATGATAACGTATGGAACAAATCCTGGAATGGGAATTAAGATTTCTGAGACAATTCCCGTAGATGAGAATCCTTCGTTCAAAAAGTCTTTAGCTTATATGAATTTTGAAGCTGGTGAAAGTTTAATAAATAAACCTATTAATTTTGTTTTTATAGGGAGTTGTACTAATTCTAGGATTGAAGATTTTAGAGTAGCAGCAAACTTTATCAAAGGAAAGAAAAAAGCTGATAATGTTACAGCATGGTTAGTGCCAGGAAGTAAGCAAGTAGAAGCTCAAATAATTGAAGAAGGTCTGAAAACAGTTTTTGATGAAGCTGGTTTTGAATTACGTCAGCCAGGTTGTTCAGCATGTTTAGCAATGAATGACGATAAGATTCCTCAAGGGGAATATTGTGTGTCAACGTCAAATAGAAATTTTGAAGGGAGACAAGGTCAAGGTTCAAGGACTATACTGGCAAGTCCATTAGTGGCTGCAGCGACAGCTGTTGAAGGTAAAATTATAGATATTTCAAAACATTTAAATTAA
- the leuD gene encoding 3-isopropylmalate dehydratase small subunit → MEKFTTLQSRAIPLNIENVDTDQIIPARFLKATDRKGFGDNVFRDWRYHKDGSVNSDFVLNDSKYSGKILVAGDNFGCGSSREHAAWAITDFGFKVVVSSFFADIFKGNALNNGLLPVQVSVTFLSDLLQQIESNPQTELEVNLESQTISIKGSKLSEAFEIDPYKKTCMINGYDDIDYLVNNKEQIEAFEAQKIY, encoded by the coding sequence ATGGAAAAGTTTACAACATTACAATCTAGAGCCATTCCATTAAACATTGAGAATGTAGATACAGACCAAATTATACCAGCACGTTTTTTAAAAGCAACAGATCGTAAAGGGTTTGGTGATAATGTGTTTAGAGATTGGAGATATCATAAAGATGGATCAGTAAATTCTGATTTTGTACTTAACGATTCCAAATATTCTGGTAAAATTTTGGTTGCTGGCGATAATTTTGGATGTGGATCGAGTAGAGAACATGCTGCTTGGGCAATTACAGATTTTGGTTTTAAAGTCGTTGTGTCTAGTTTTTTTGCAGACATATTTAAAGGAAATGCCTTGAACAATGGCTTGTTACCTGTACAAGTTTCAGTTACATTTTTAAGTGACTTACTTCAGCAAATTGAGTCAAATCCACAAACAGAATTAGAGGTTAATCTTGAAAGTCAGACGATCTCAATAAAAGGTTCAAAATTATCTGAAGCTTTTGAAATAGATCCTTATAAAAAAACTTGCATGATTAATGGTTACGATGATATCGACTACTTGGTCAACAATAAAGAACAAATTGAAGCTTTTGAAGCTCAAAAAATATACTAA
- the leuB gene encoding 3-isopropylmalate dehydrogenase, which translates to MKLDIAVLPGDGIGPEVTAQAIKALKTIASEFNHNFKFTNADVGAIAIDKHNDPLPETTLDLCKSTDAILFGSIGHPKYDNDPSAKVRPEQGLLKLRKELGLFANIRPVKAYQTLIDKSPLKEHIIQGTDISIYRELTGGIYFGEKQLSEDGNTASDLCLYSREEIERITHLAFKAAQSRSNKVTLVDKANVLESSRLWRKVVTEISEDYKDVELDFLFVDNAAMQMILNPKQFDVILTENMFGDIISDEASVIGGSIGLLASASVGNKYAMFEPIHGSFPQATGKGIANPIASILSAAMLLEHFDLHAEAELIKQAVEKSLKLNIGTPDINTKYDNVTTSKVGEFIEDFISNPNDTNMNFTNIHLGQSTII; encoded by the coding sequence ATGAAATTAGATATTGCGGTATTGCCAGGTGATGGTATAGGTCCAGAGGTTACAGCCCAAGCTATTAAGGCTTTGAAAACGATTGCTTCAGAATTCAATCATAATTTTAAATTCACCAATGCAGATGTTGGTGCTATAGCTATAGATAAACACAATGATCCATTGCCAGAGACAACTTTAGACTTATGTAAGTCTACAGATGCTATTTTATTTGGATCTATTGGTCACCCGAAATATGATAATGATCCATCAGCAAAAGTACGTCCAGAACAAGGACTTTTGAAGTTGAGAAAGGAACTAGGCTTATTTGCTAATATCAGACCAGTTAAAGCATATCAAACTCTGATAGATAAATCACCTTTAAAAGAACATATCATTCAAGGTACAGATATTAGTATCTATAGAGAATTAACAGGCGGGATTTATTTTGGCGAAAAACAATTGAGTGAAGATGGGAATACAGCTTCAGATCTATGTTTGTATTCACGTGAAGAAATAGAACGTATTACACATTTAGCTTTTAAAGCTGCACAATCTAGAAGCAATAAAGTTACTTTAGTAGATAAAGCTAATGTTTTGGAAAGTTCAAGACTTTGGAGAAAAGTGGTTACTGAAATTTCGGAAGACTATAAAGATGTTGAATTAGATTTCTTGTTTGTAGATAATGCAGCGATGCAAATGATTTTGAACCCAAAACAATTCGATGTTATTTTAACTGAGAATATGTTTGGTGATATTATTAGTGATGAAGCTAGTGTTATTGGTGGTTCTATAGGGTTGTTGGCCTCAGCATCGGTTGGGAATAAGTATGCCATGTTTGAGCCAATACATGGATCTTTTCCTCAGGCAACAGGAAAAGGGATTGCAAACCCAATTGCATCTATTTTATCTGCAGCAATGTTATTAGAGCATTTTGATTTACATGCAGAAGCTGAATTAATAAAGCAAGCTGTAGAGAAATCATTGAAATTAAATATTGGAACTCCAGATATTAATACTAAATACGATAATGTAACAACGAGTAAAGTTGGAGAATTTATTGAAGACTTTATCAGTAATCCAAACGATACCAATATGAACTTTACAAATATTCACTTAGGTCAATCAACAATCATATAA
- a CDS encoding phosphoenolpyruvate carboxylase — MPTQPKLTRFNQNVMSKYQIYNSIFMTLPFDTTRKTGALLPLFHETCQKGFANKDNPTTIVETFFKKYQARRSPQSQINLLFRFIQYIERQVVLFDAIEDAAFPMVNNMDGIGTLRSLKESVSADNKMETLQKYLEEFKVRIVLTAHPTQFYPGSVLGIITDLTEAIRENDLLRINDLLAQLGKTPFFKHKKPSPYDEAVSLIWYLENVFYKSFGTIYDYIQQNIFDGKHIENDIINIGFWPGGDRDGNPFVTPEITLKVANRLRATVIKNYYRDARRLRRKLTFEGVEERIVVLETELWKIIVNKNSNLTAESFASELMVIKDVIVREHQSLYVNEVNSLLNKIHLFGFHFANLDIRQDSRKHAQFFNDMVNALIDSGSSIFPKNYHDLSEKEQVKILSKVKGEVDLSLIKDEETLKALKTMKAIKTIQGTNGEKAANRYIISNNQTTLHVMQLFAMLKLVAFQDELTVDVGPLFETITDLENAPAVMEELYTNPEYAAHLKSRGNRQTIMLGFSDGTKDGGYLMANWAIYKAKENLTRVSREYGIKVIFFDGRGGPPARGGGKTHNFYASLGPTIEDKEVQLTIQGQTISSNFGTLESSQYNLEQLISSGIHNSLSDSDLSMLPENRDVMTDLSERSYKTYSDFKAHPKFISYLEHMSTLKYYAKTNIGSRPSKRGKAKGLVFEDLRAIPFVGSWSQLKQNVPGFFGVGTALKHYEDTGEFEKVQRLFKTSDFFKTLIENSMMSLSKSFFDLTRYMAEDAEYGEFWTIIHAEYETSKRLILKLTGYKELMQEEPAGRASIAVRESIVLPLLTIQQYALKKIQELEKAGVEPDDEQMKIFASMVTRSLFGNINASRNSA, encoded by the coding sequence ATGCCAACACAACCAAAGCTTACACGATTTAATCAGAATGTCATGTCTAAGTATCAGATATACAATAGTATATTTATGACTTTACCATTTGATACTACAAGAAAAACGGGTGCGTTATTGCCTTTGTTTCATGAGACCTGTCAAAAAGGATTTGCTAATAAGGACAATCCTACGACAATTGTCGAAACGTTCTTTAAAAAATATCAAGCGAGACGTTCTCCTCAGAGTCAGATTAATTTACTGTTTAGATTCATTCAGTATATAGAGCGTCAGGTTGTATTATTTGATGCTATTGAAGATGCTGCTTTTCCAATGGTAAATAATATGGATGGTATAGGTACTTTAAGAAGTCTTAAAGAATCAGTTAGTGCTGATAATAAAATGGAGACGCTTCAGAAATATCTTGAAGAATTTAAAGTGCGCATCGTATTAACAGCACATCCAACTCAATTTTATCCTGGTTCTGTATTGGGGATTATTACAGATTTAACCGAAGCTATTCGTGAGAATGATTTGCTAAGGATTAATGATTTATTAGCTCAGTTAGGAAAAACACCATTTTTTAAACATAAAAAACCATCTCCATATGATGAGGCTGTGAGTTTAATTTGGTATTTAGAAAATGTGTTTTATAAGTCTTTTGGAACAATATACGATTACATTCAGCAAAATATATTTGATGGTAAACACATTGAAAATGATATTATAAATATTGGTTTTTGGCCAGGAGGAGATAGAGATGGAAACCCATTTGTGACTCCAGAAATCACGTTGAAAGTAGCGAATCGTTTGCGTGCAACAGTAATTAAAAATTATTATAGAGACGCACGTCGATTAAGAAGAAAGTTGACTTTTGAAGGTGTTGAAGAACGGATAGTAGTTTTAGAGACTGAACTTTGGAAGATTATTGTGAATAAGAACTCTAACCTAACTGCAGAGAGTTTTGCTTCAGAATTAATGGTAATTAAAGATGTGATTGTAAGAGAGCATCAGTCGCTTTATGTTAATGAAGTTAATAGTCTATTAAATAAAATTCATCTTTTTGGGTTCCATTTTGCGAACTTAGATATTAGGCAAGATAGTAGAAAGCATGCACAGTTTTTCAACGATATGGTGAATGCTTTAATAGATAGTGGAAGTTCTATTTTTCCCAAAAACTATCATGACTTATCAGAAAAAGAACAAGTCAAAATTTTATCAAAGGTTAAAGGTGAAGTTGATTTATCTTTAATAAAAGATGAAGAAACTTTGAAAGCGTTAAAAACCATGAAAGCTATTAAAACCATCCAAGGGACTAATGGTGAAAAGGCTGCAAATAGATATATCATTAGTAATAATCAAACAACACTACATGTTATGCAGTTGTTTGCTATGCTTAAGCTAGTTGCTTTTCAAGACGAATTAACGGTTGATGTCGGTCCACTTTTTGAAACGATTACTGATTTAGAAAATGCACCTGCAGTTATGGAGGAGTTATACACGAATCCAGAATATGCCGCGCATTTAAAATCACGTGGGAACAGACAAACGATAATGCTAGGTTTTAGTGATGGTACTAAAGATGGTGGGTATTTAATGGCGAATTGGGCTATTTATAAAGCCAAAGAGAATTTAACAAGAGTATCTCGAGAATACGGAATTAAAGTAATTTTCTTTGATGGTCGTGGTGGACCTCCTGCTCGTGGTGGTGGAAAAACGCATAATTTTTATGCATCTCTTGGACCAACTATTGAAGATAAAGAAGTGCAATTAACAATTCAAGGGCAAACTATTAGTTCTAATTTCGGAACTTTGGAATCATCTCAATACAATCTTGAACAATTAATAAGTTCTGGTATTCATAATAGCTTAAGTGATTCAGATTTAAGTATGCTTCCTGAAAATAGAGATGTGATGACTGATTTGTCTGAGCGTAGTTATAAAACATATTCAGATTTTAAAGCACACCCAAAATTCATTTCTTATTTAGAGCATATGAGTACATTAAAGTACTATGCAAAAACTAATATAGGGAGTAGGCCATCTAAGCGTGGTAAAGCAAAAGGTTTAGTGTTTGAAGATTTAAGAGCTATTCCTTTCGTTGGATCTTGGAGTCAATTAAAGCAAAATGTACCTGGCTTTTTTGGTGTTGGTACAGCTTTAAAACATTATGAAGATACTGGCGAATTCGAAAAAGTACAACGTCTATTTAAAACCTCAGATTTCTTTAAGACATTAATCGAAAATAGTATGATGTCTTTATCTAAATCATTCTTTGACTTAACAAGATATATGGCAGAAGATGCTGAGTATGGAGAATTCTGGACTATTATTCATGCTGAATATGAAACATCAAAACGTTTAATCTTAAAGTTAACGGGTTACAAAGAATTGATGCAAGAAGAACCAGCTGGTAGAGCTTCTATTGCGGTAAGGGAATCTATTGTATTACCATTGTTAACCATACAACAGTATGCGTTAAAGAAAATTCAAGAGTTAGAAAAAGCTGGCGTAGAACCAGATGATGAACAAATGAAGATTTTTGCGAGTATGGTAACTAGGTCATTATTTGGTAATATTAATGCGAGTCGTAATTCGGCTTAA
- a CDS encoding ammonium transporter produces MEIFTTNNVWMMICTALVFFMHLGFAFLEIGLTRQKNTINILFKNIFIITVGLLLYCLVGFNLMYPGFESGDIGLFGFAGFGLDAPMVDGALDLAYNEGYTYWTDFLFQGMFAATAATIVSGAVAERMKIGPFMVFTIIYVGLIYPIAGSWKWGEGFLHTMETPFYDFAGSTLVHSVGGWAALVAVCLLGSRIGKFKDGKLQAIPGHNIPLATAGVIILWLGWFGFNGGSVLSADPSLTSLTLVTTCLAAAAGGVVSALVSFTRYKNLDLTMFLNGILGGLVGITAGANQMSPTDAILIGAIAGAIIVFAVSLIDRLKLDDPVGAIAVHLVCGIWGTLAVGIFGNLASGAQFLSQLIGVVSYAAICLVSSFLIIFIMKKTVGIRVSEREELEGLDAHEHGMEAYPDFRLNEH; encoded by the coding sequence ATGGAAATATTTACTACAAATAATGTATGGATGATGATCTGTACAGCGCTAGTTTTCTTTATGCACTTAGGATTTGCATTTTTAGAAATCGGATTAACACGTCAAAAAAATACGATTAACATATTATTTAAAAACATATTTATTATCACAGTAGGTTTATTGCTTTACTGTTTAGTCGGATTCAATCTTATGTATCCTGGTTTTGAATCTGGAGATATAGGCTTATTTGGATTTGCTGGATTTGGATTAGATGCACCTATGGTAGATGGTGCTTTAGACTTAGCATATAATGAAGGTTACACGTACTGGACAGATTTCTTATTTCAAGGTATGTTCGCAGCAACTGCAGCAACAATTGTATCCGGAGCTGTAGCAGAACGTATGAAAATTGGGCCATTTATGGTTTTCACAATTATCTACGTTGGTTTAATATACCCAATCGCAGGTTCTTGGAAATGGGGAGAAGGATTTTTACATACCATGGAAACACCATTTTATGATTTTGCAGGTTCTACATTAGTCCACTCTGTTGGTGGTTGGGCTGCTCTAGTAGCTGTTTGCTTATTAGGTTCCAGAATTGGTAAATTCAAAGATGGAAAACTACAAGCAATTCCTGGTCATAATATTCCATTAGCCACTGCTGGTGTAATTATTTTATGGTTAGGTTGGTTTGGATTTAATGGTGGTTCTGTTTTATCAGCAGATCCTTCATTAACATCATTAACATTAGTAACTACATGTTTAGCTGCTGCAGCTGGTGGTGTTGTTTCTGCTTTAGTATCTTTTACTCGCTATAAAAATTTAGATTTAACAATGTTCCTTAATGGTATCTTAGGAGGTCTAGTTGGTATTACAGCTGGTGCAAATCAAATGAGCCCAACTGATGCTATTCTTATTGGTGCAATTGCGGGTGCAATTATAGTATTTGCTGTATCATTAATTGATAGATTGAAATTAGATGACCCTGTTGGAGCCATTGCAGTACACTTAGTATGTGGTATTTGGGGAACTTTAGCAGTTGGAATCTTTGGAAATCTTGCAAGTGGAGCACAGTTTCTTAGTCAACTTATTGGCGTAGTATCTTACGCTGCTATCTGTTTAGTATCTTCATTCTTAATCATTTTTATAATGAAGAAAACTGTAGGAATAAGAGTTTCTGAACGCGAAGAATTAGAAGGTCTAGATGCACACGAACATGGAATGGAAGCATACCCAGACTTTAGATTAAACGAGCACTAA
- a CDS encoding P-II family nitrogen regulator — protein MKKVEAIIRKSKFSKVKNALHEVGVNFFSYWDVTGLGNEKEGHVYRGVSYSTSDIQRRYLSIVVNDDFEDVTVKAILEAGATGDVGDGKIFVSHIEEVYRIRTGEKGGQTLK, from the coding sequence ATGAAAAAAGTTGAAGCAATTATTAGAAAATCTAAGTTTTCTAAAGTTAAAAATGCACTGCACGAAGTTGGTGTAAACTTCTTCTCCTATTGGGATGTCACAGGACTTGGAAACGAAAAAGAAGGTCACGTTTACAGAGGAGTATCATACAGTACGAGTGATATTCAAAGGCGCTATTTATCTATCGTTGTCAATGATGACTTTGAAGATGTAACTGTAAAAGCAATACTAGAAGCTGGAGCTACAGGAGATGTTGGAGATGGGAAAATCTTTGTATCTCATATCGAAGAGGTTTACAGAATACGAACAGGAGAAAAAGGAGGACAAACTTTAAAATAA
- a CDS encoding ammonium transporter — protein sequence MLTNFLTLIPSLSIAQDAVEPTEIEAAVAAINGDMGMLWMLLSGILVFFMQAGFTLVETGMTRSKNAANIAMKNLLDICVGSLTYWLVGYSLMYGDTSNGWFFWSGLMQGEGADLFFQTMFAATAATIVSGAIAGRTKYSTYVIFSVVMTALIYPIAGGWQWQGTGWLTELGFIDFAGSSIVHSVGGWAALVAAIMVGPRIGKFVDGKVFPIPGHNQILATLGVFILWLGWFGFNGGSQLAWGGADAVGASNVVLITNLAAAAGGLGALITTWIWYGKPNLPQTLNGALAGLVSITAGCGNMSAIGAVFAGLIGGVIVVFSIEFIEKKLKIDDAIGAASVHGAAGVWGTVVIGLWGIDADGGIGLFNGGGAGQLGVQALGSLAYAVWAVVLSFIVFKILKSTMGLRVTEEEETVGLDLSEHGEIAYPGKRDRGND from the coding sequence ATGTTAACTAATTTCTTAACACTTATCCCAAGTCTTTCAATAGCGCAAGATGCTGTTGAACCTACAGAAATTGAAGCTGCAGTTGCTGCTATAAATGGCGACATGGGAATGCTTTGGATGCTACTTTCTGGTATCTTAGTATTCTTTATGCAAGCTGGTTTCACATTAGTTGAAACAGGAATGACACGTTCTAAAAATGCTGCCAATATAGCAATGAAAAACTTGTTAGACATTTGTGTTGGCTCACTAACTTATTGGTTAGTTGGTTATTCATTAATGTATGGAGATACTTCTAATGGGTGGTTTTTCTGGAGTGGATTAATGCAAGGTGAAGGAGCTGATTTATTCTTTCAAACCATGTTTGCTGCCACAGCCGCAACCATAGTTTCTGGAGCTATTGCTGGTCGTACAAAATATTCTACTTATGTTATATTCTCAGTTGTAATGACAGCTCTTATCTACCCAATAGCTGGTGGATGGCAATGGCAAGGAACAGGCTGGTTAACAGAACTTGGATTTATTGATTTTGCTGGTTCCTCTATTGTACACTCTGTTGGTGGATGGGCTGCTTTAGTAGCTGCTATTATGGTAGGACCAAGAATTGGTAAGTTTGTTGACGGTAAAGTATTCCCAATACCAGGTCACAACCAAATACTTGCAACATTAGGTGTATTTATTCTTTGGCTAGGATGGTTCGGTTTCAATGGTGGTTCTCAACTAGCTTGGGGAGGCGCTGATGCAGTTGGAGCTTCTAATGTGGTTTTAATCACAAATTTAGCAGCAGCAGCTGGTGGATTAGGAGCATTAATAACAACATGGATTTGGTACGGAAAACCGAACTTACCTCAAACGTTAAATGGAGCTTTAGCAGGTTTAGTAAGTATTACAGCAGGATGTGGGAACATGTCTGCGATAGGAGCTGTTTTTGCAGGTTTAATTGGAGGTGTTATAGTTGTATTTTCAATTGAATTTATAGAGAAAAAACTAAAAATCGATGACGCAATTGGAGCAGCTTCAGTACATGGTGCAGCTGGCGTTTGGGGAACTGTGGTTATTGGTCTTTGGGGCATTGACGCTGATGGTGGTATCGGACTTTTTAATGGTGGTGGTGCAGGCCAATTAGGCGTACAAGCTTTAGGAAGCTTAGCTTATGCTGTTTGGGCAGTTGTATTATCTTTCATAGTTTTTAAAATATTAAAATCTACCATGGGTCTTCGTGTTACTGAAGAAGAAGAAACTGTTGGACTCGACCTTTCTGAACATGGCGAAATTGCTTATCCAGGAAAACGAGATAGGGGTAATGATTAA
- a CDS encoding porin — protein MKKLFTLSMFFIACSLFAQEEETEEKKSFEFSGSIDAYYRANLTAPNDENAIAPGSSFANLPGFSLGMANLVASYEGEKVGFVADLVFGPRGTDAIFASPMYSATGDIVNQLYAYWNVSENVTLTMGNFNTFLGYEVISPVANFNYSTSYLFSYGPFSHTGLKADFALSDDFSLMLGVFNDTDLTEFNPTGDYAAGAQLGYKDQFLNVLLDPSFFEIDFTGGFNISDEFFLGINAAYLSLEDDAGGFMGAALYPQYTVSDTFSIGLRTEYFAEDGAFGAIGSGVEDTSVIAATITGSFTIEDNLIIKPEIRFDSASDDAFIDNDLAATKSLGSFVLAAIYSF, from the coding sequence ATGAAAAAATTATTTACCCTTTCAATGTTTTTTATCGCATGTAGTTTATTTGCTCAAGAAGAAGAAACAGAAGAAAAAAAATCATTTGAATTTAGCGGTAGTATAGATGCATATTACAGAGCTAATTTAACAGCACCTAACGATGAAAACGCAATTGCACCAGGATCTTCTTTTGCTAATTTACCTGGTTTCTCATTAGGTATGGCTAATCTTGTTGCTTCTTACGAAGGCGAAAAAGTTGGATTTGTTGCAGATCTTGTATTTGGCCCAAGAGGAACAGACGCAATTTTTGCTTCTCCGATGTATTCAGCTACTGGAGATATAGTTAATCAATTATATGCATACTGGAACGTAAGTGAAAATGTAACATTAACTATGGGTAACTTTAATACATTTTTAGGTTACGAAGTTATTTCGCCAGTTGCTAACTTCAACTATAGCACATCTTATTTATTCTCTTATGGCCCATTTAGCCATACTGGTTTGAAAGCTGATTTCGCTTTGTCTGATGATTTTAGTTTAATGCTTGGTGTATTCAATGACACTGATTTAACAGAATTCAATCCAACTGGAGATTATGCCGCTGGAGCTCAATTAGGTTACAAAGACCAGTTTTTAAATGTTTTACTAGACCCTTCTTTCTTTGAGATTGATTTTACTGGTGGATTTAATATATCAGACGAATTCTTCTTAGGAATTAATGCTGCGTATTTAAGTCTTGAAGATGATGCAGGTGGATTTATGGGCGCAGCTCTTTATCCTCAATATACGGTTTCAGACACTTTCTCTATTGGATTAAGAACGGAATACTTTGCTGAAGATGGCGCTTTCGGAGCTATCGGATCTGGTGTAGAAGACACAAGTGTTATAGCTGCAACAATAACTGGAAGCTTTACAATTGAAGATAATTTAATAATAAAACCAGAAATTAGATTTGATAGCGCTTCTGATGATGCATTTATTGATAACGACCTAGCAGCAACTAAAAGTTTAGGATCTTTTGTATTGGCTGCTATCTATTCGTTCTAA